In one Kitasatospora cineracea genomic region, the following are encoded:
- a CDS encoding MarR family winged helix-turn-helix transcriptional regulator: MAQQVHTRLWSEYVGTELTAPQFAVLLVLALEPGADQRTVGERASLDKATMAEMVARLVRRGLVLRRRDPADGRRKLLALSQSGAQAVREATGGVVRVQRTLFEPLGPDEQLEIVRVMARIARLEPSAVAVPGEARPTLDAQRAIGYLIRVAQQVHTKLWTEKVGTELTAPQYAVLDALETEPGADQRTVGELASLDKATMAEMVSRLVRRGLVLRRRDPSDGRRNLLSLSPTGQELLHRSTAGVREVQEALLAPLEPQEHAPALALLAKAARL, encoded by the coding sequence GTGGCCCAGCAGGTGCACACCCGCTTGTGGTCCGAATACGTCGGTACCGAGCTGACGGCTCCGCAGTTCGCGGTGCTGCTGGTACTGGCCCTGGAGCCCGGAGCCGACCAGCGCACGGTCGGCGAACGGGCCTCGCTCGACAAGGCGACGATGGCCGAGATGGTCGCCCGGCTGGTCCGGCGCGGCCTGGTGCTCCGCCGCCGGGACCCGGCCGACGGCCGCCGCAAGCTGCTCGCCCTCTCGCAGAGCGGCGCTCAGGCCGTCCGCGAGGCGACCGGCGGCGTGGTCCGGGTCCAGCGGACCCTGTTCGAGCCGCTCGGCCCGGACGAGCAGCTGGAGATCGTCCGGGTGATGGCCCGGATAGCCCGGCTGGAGCCGTCCGCGGTCGCCGTGCCGGGGGAGGCCAGGCCCACGCTGGACGCCCAGCGGGCCATCGGCTACCTGATCCGGGTCGCCCAGCAGGTGCACACCAAGCTCTGGACGGAGAAGGTCGGCACCGAGCTGACGGCCCCTCAGTACGCGGTGCTGGACGCCCTGGAGACCGAGCCGGGCGCCGACCAGCGCACGGTCGGTGAGCTGGCCTCGCTCGACAAGGCGACGATGGCCGAGATGGTCAGCCGGCTGGTCCGGCGCGGCCTGGTGCTGCGCCGCCGGGACCCCTCGGACGGGCGCCGCAACCTGCTCTCGCTCTCCCCGACCGGCCAGGAGCTGCTGCACCGCTCCACCGCCGGGGTCCGCGAGGTCCAGGAGGCGCTGCTCGCCCCGCTGGAACCGCAGGAGCACGCACCGGCGCTGGCGCTGCTCGCGAAGGCGGCCCGGCTGTAA